Proteins encoded by one window of Microvirga mediterraneensis:
- a CDS encoding plasmid mobilization protein: MPFEPIGPVKLDAIVNVRLTPDEKADLVRQAGDAGLSVSELVRRRALGRRVDTALDRATLNELRRLGGLFKQAFATGADKAQTGAALQAVREAIERLSR; this comes from the coding sequence GTGCCCTTCGAACCTATCGGCCCGGTCAAGCTCGATGCCATCGTCAACGTGAGGCTCACGCCGGACGAGAAGGCGGACCTCGTGCGCCAAGCGGGTGACGCCGGCCTGTCCGTGTCCGAGCTGGTTCGCCGCCGCGCGCTCGGCCGTCGCGTCGACACCGCGCTTGACCGCGCCACGCTCAACGAGCTGAGACGCCTGGGCGGGCTGTTCAAACAGGCCTTCGCCACCGGAGCCGACAAAGCGCAAACCGGAGCTGCCTTGCAGGCCGTGCGCGAGGCCATCGAAAGGCTGTCCCGATGA
- the traI gene encoding TraI/MobA(P) family conjugative relaxase has translation MIVKRSADRGGKSRAASAKAIVEYITRAEKGERPLHIGSEGFFAESLQAQTAEMAALAQCAIRSRNPVSHFILSWPEHEKPTPEQADEAARIFMRELGLEGHQAIWALHDDTRVRHLHIALNRTHPETERAVKINKGFDINAAHRAVAIIEKEQGWEPEARALFQIDDQGQAVAAERDTNRHPTSKARDFEHRTGERSAQRVAIEDLAPLIREAASWKQLHAALADRGASYIKKGSGGLILVGETPIKASRADRSASLTALTKRLGPYEPAQTQVQEKTLSATPEQAMPAPSLSAARFLEYWQQRAAWLREKKAATEKLKARQEIEREALKRKHAQQRTEALRGVWRNRGEALNAMRAAVAAAQKADRAEQRKLHQAEREHLRERHPPLPSYEAWLRLGGHAKEADAWRERLRSTAIMGVSWVEPKPSNRADVRAFEAVPVGREVHYRREGRTDLVDRGRSIGLAKTDDTAILAALQIGHEKWGGVALRGSLEFRQRAATLAIAHRIQVRDPGEGVDLKAIQKAHELKQEQTITQSQTQKVHRSRERGGYSR, from the coding sequence ATGATCGTGAAGCGCTCCGCCGACCGAGGCGGCAAGAGCCGCGCCGCATCCGCCAAAGCCATCGTCGAGTACATCACACGCGCCGAGAAGGGGGAGCGCCCCCTCCACATCGGCAGCGAGGGTTTCTTCGCGGAATCATTGCAAGCCCAAACCGCCGAGATGGCCGCGCTGGCACAATGCGCGATCCGATCGAGGAACCCGGTTTCGCACTTCATCCTGTCCTGGCCGGAGCACGAGAAGCCGACGCCGGAGCAGGCCGACGAGGCCGCCCGGATCTTCATGCGCGAACTCGGACTTGAGGGCCATCAAGCGATCTGGGCCTTGCACGACGACACCAGGGTCCGGCACCTGCACATCGCCCTGAACCGGACCCATCCCGAGACAGAACGAGCCGTGAAGATCAACAAGGGCTTCGACATCAACGCGGCCCATCGGGCCGTCGCGATCATCGAGAAGGAACAGGGTTGGGAGCCCGAGGCCCGGGCCCTCTTCCAGATCGACGACCAGGGCCAAGCGGTCGCCGCAGAACGCGACACGAACCGCCATCCGACCAGCAAAGCCCGCGACTTCGAACACCGGACAGGCGAGCGATCCGCGCAACGGGTCGCCATCGAGGATCTCGCTCCCCTCATCCGGGAAGCGGCCTCCTGGAAGCAGCTCCACGCCGCCCTCGCGGACCGCGGCGCATCCTACATCAAGAAGGGATCAGGCGGTCTAATCCTCGTCGGCGAAACGCCCATCAAAGCCAGCCGGGCCGACCGTTCAGCCTCACTAACAGCTCTCACGAAACGCCTCGGCCCCTACGAGCCAGCACAGACACAGGTCCAGGAAAAGACCCTCTCGGCCACACCAGAGCAGGCCATGCCGGCCCCGTCACTCAGCGCCGCGCGGTTCCTGGAATACTGGCAGCAGCGGGCCGCCTGGCTGCGCGAAAAGAAGGCCGCCACTGAGAAGCTGAAGGCCCGGCAGGAGATCGAGCGCGAGGCGCTGAAGCGGAAGCACGCCCAGCAGCGGACAGAGGCCCTGCGCGGGGTCTGGCGCAACCGGGGCGAGGCCCTGAACGCGATGAGGGCGGCCGTCGCGGCCGCCCAAAAGGCCGACCGAGCCGAGCAACGCAAACTGCACCAGGCCGAACGGGAGCACCTGCGGGAGCGGCACCCGCCCCTGCCATCCTACGAGGCCTGGCTGCGCCTCGGCGGCCACGCCAAAGAAGCCGACGCCTGGCGCGAGCGCCTGCGGTCAACCGCGATCATGGGCGTCTCATGGGTGGAGCCAAAGCCCTCGAACCGTGCCGATGTAAGGGCCTTCGAGGCGGTTCCGGTCGGGCGCGAGGTGCACTACCGCCGCGAAGGCCGGACCGATCTGGTCGACCGGGGCCGTTCCATCGGCCTCGCCAAAACCGACGACACCGCCATCCTCGCTGCCCTGCAGATCGGGCACGAGAAATGGGGCGGCGTGGCACTCCGGGGCAGCCTGGAGTTCCGCCAGCGGGCGGCCACACTCGCCATCGCACACCGCATCCAGGTCCGCGACCCTGGCGAAGGCGTCGATCTCAAGGCAATCCAGAAAGCTCACGAGCTGAAGCAGGAGCAGACCATCACGCAATCACAAACGCAGAAGGTTCACCGGAGCCGCGAGCGGGGAGGATACAGCCGATAG
- a CDS encoding DUF6894 family protein has product MRCYFHLVSATEHLLDTTGVEVASAHQAYSVALTVLQELRDEGDSDSWNGWFLDATDSTGHVMFSINLTTEAMALH; this is encoded by the coding sequence ATGAGATGTTACTTCCATCTGGTCAGTGCGACCGAGCACCTCCTCGACACCACGGGTGTCGAAGTCGCCAGTGCTCACCAGGCCTATTCTGTCGCCCTGACCGTGCTGCAAGAGCTGCGTGACGAAGGCGACAGCGACAGCTGGAACGGCTGGTTCCTTGATGCAACTGATTCGACCGGTCACGTTATGTTCTCGATCAATCTGACCACCGAAGCCATGGCTTTGCATTAG